One Setaria viridis chromosome 5, Setaria_viridis_v4.0, whole genome shotgun sequence genomic region harbors:
- the LOC117857874 gene encoding G-type lectin S-receptor-like serine/threonine-protein kinase At2g19130: protein MEAAKRVCSLSRPREPAPPTFLLVLLGGAFLALVAFAGDTIVPGEGISGNQTLVSKNGEFELGFFAPGAGIQRFLGVRFKKMPSTSPTFWVGNRVPITDLSAAALEVFGGSLCIKEAGASLWCSSVAADGPPPPAAAAVLLDTGNLVVRDRANSSRILWQSFDCPGDSLLPGARLGLDRDTGSNVSMTYMDYPHDGSISVDQSRRNGFVLTTDGLDSLGTFPDWMVTSQDNGRSLVLNRPGPNVTEFLQFHLGQVSLMRWSEDSAAANGSGWVARWTFPSDCKSSGFFCGNFGACKSNGRCNCLDGFEPSYPVEWGLGYFVTGCSRSLPLSCEANGRTEQDDSFILMDKLQGLPYNPQNDLAESDGDCKQACFSKCYCVAYVYDSGCKLWYDKLYNVSFASRPPYSKVYVRWGSKLRAKNGLHKRAILLPVAGFIALASVILILALLWRYRRDLFTCRKFEVEGSLVFYSYGQIKKATRNFADKLGEGGFGIVFRGTMPGPGSTVVAVKSLNGRGHADKQFRAEVQTVGVIKHTNLVRLLGFCVKGDMRLLVYEYMPNGSLDSHLFSERSSFLNWDLRYQIALGIAKGVAYLHEGCEDCIIHCDIKPENILLDEEFCAKISDFGMAKLLGREFNSALTTIRGTMGYLAPEWISGQPITKKTDVYSFGIVLLEIVSGRRTTKRLKSGSHRYFPLYAAAQVNEGNVLLLLDSRLEGNANVKELDITCRVACWCIQDEENDRPSMGQVVRMLEGVVNTEIPPIPSSFQNLMEGENSCIYSDEG, encoded by the coding sequence atggaggcggCGAAGCGCGTCTGCTCGCTATCCCGTCCCCGCGAGCCCGCGCCGCCCACCTTCCTCCTTGTCCTGCTTGGTGGCGCATTCTTGGCCCTCGTTGCCTTCGCCGGCGACACCATCGTCCCCGGCGAGGGCATCTCCGGGAACCAGACGCTGGTTTCCAAGAACGGCGAGTTCGAGCTGGGCTTCTTCGCCCCGGGCGCCGGCATCCAACGCTTCCTGGGCGTTCGATTCAAGAAGATGCCGAGCACCAGCCCCACGTTCTGGGTCGGGAACAGGGTCCCGATCACCGACCtctccgccgcggcgctggaGGTCTTCGGCGGCAGCCTGTGCATCAAGGAGGCCGGGGCTAGCCTCTGGTGTTCGAGCGTGGCGGCGGAcgggcccccgccgcccgccgccgccgcggtgctccTTGACACCGGCAACCTGGTGGTGAGGGATCGGGCGAACTCCTCCCGGATCTTGTGGCAGAGCTTCGATTGCCCCGGCGACTCGCTGCTACCCGGCGCGAGGCTCGGGTTGGACAGGGACACCGGGAGCAACGTCTCCATGACGTACATGGATTACCCGCACGATGGCAGCATCAGCGTCGATCAGAGCAGGAGGAACGGGTTCGTGCTCACCACCGATGGGCTCGATAGTCTGGGGACCTTCCCGGATTGGATGGTGACATCTCAAGATAATGGCAGATCACTGGTGCTGAATCGTCCAGGACCAAACGTGACCGAATTCTTGCAGTTCCATCTGGGACAAGTCAGCTTGATGCGGTGGTCAGAGGATTCTGCAGCAGCAAATGGCAGTGGTTGGGTGGCTCGTTGGACCTTCCCTTCAGATTGCAAATCCAGCGGCTTCTTCTGTGGTAATTTTGGTGCTTGCAAGAGCAATGGCAGATGCAATTGCCTCGATGGATTTGAGCCTTCATATCCAGTTGAGTGGGGGCTTGGATACTTTGTCACCGGTTGCTCGAGATCTCTTCCACTGAGCTGCGAGGCGAATGGTCGGACTGAACAAGATGACTCGTTTATCCTGATGGACAAGCTGCAGGGGCTCCCCTATAACCCTCAGAATGATTTAGCAGAAAGTGATGGGGATTGTAAACAAGCCTGCTTCAGCAAATGTTACTGTGTTGCGTATGTTTATGACTCCGGATGCAAGCTATGGTACGATAAGCTGTACAACGTGAGTTTTGCTTCTAGACCTCCATACAGCAAGGTTTATGTTCGTTGGGGTTCCAAGCTCCGGGCCAAAAATGGTCTCCACAAAAGAGCAATTTTATTGCCTGTGGCAGGATTTATAGCATTGGCTTCTGTGATATTGATACTGGCACTTCTATGGAGATACAGGAGAGATTTATTTACTTGCAGAAAGTTTGAAGTAGAGGGTTCTCTTGTTTTCTACTCTTATGGGCAAATCAAGAAAGCTACAAGGAATTTCGCTGATAAACTTGGCGAGGGAGGTTTTGGTATTGTTTTCAGGGGAACAATGCCAGGACCAGGATCAACCGTTGTTGCTGTGAAGAGTCTCAATGGCCGCGGGCACGCAGATAAGCAATTCAGAGCAGAAGTGCAGACAGTCGGAGTGATCAAACACACTAATCTTGTCCGTCTTCTCGGATTTTGTGTTAAAGGGGACATGAGATTGCTGGTCTATGAGTATATGCCTAATGGTTCTTTGGATTCACACCTCTTTTCGGAACGATCTAGTTTTCTGAATTGGGATCTTCGCTACCAAATTGCACTAGGTATTGCCAAGGGCGTAGCCTATCTTCATGAAGGGTGTGAGGACTGCATCATACATTGTGATATCAAACCTGAAAACATACTACTTGATGAGGAATTCTGCGCTAAAATCTCAGATTTTGGCATGGCCAAGCTTCTTGGACGTGAATTCAACTCTGCATTGACCACCATCCGAGGAACCATGGGATACCTAGCGCCAGAGTGGATATCTGGACAGCCTATCACTAAAAAGACAGATGTTTATAGCTTCGGCATTGTGCTTCTCGAAATAGTTTCAGGGAGAAGGACTACAAAGAGATTGAAATCCGGAAGTCATCGATATTTTCCTCTTTATGCAGCTGCTCAAGTGAATGAAGGAAATGTGTTGTTGTTACTGGATAGTAGGTTGGAAGGGAATGCTAATGTCAAGGAGCTTGACATCACCTGCAGAGTTGCCTGTTGGTGTATCCAGGACGAGGAGAACGACAGGCCATCAATGGGGCAAGTTGTTCGCATGTTGGAAGGCGTCGTGAACACTGAAATTCCTCCAATTCCATCTTCCTTTCAGAACCTTATGGAGGGCGAGAACAGCTGTATATATTCTGACGAAGGATAA